In Polaribacter sp. Hel_I_88, the following proteins share a genomic window:
- a CDS encoding 30S ribosomal protein S16 — MSVKIRLQRHGKKGKPFYWVVAADARAKRDGKYLEKIGTYNPNVNPAVIDLDVDLAVKWLQNGAQPTDTAKNILSYKGAMLKNHLVGGVRKGALTQEQADEKFNAWVEEKAAKIADKEAGLSKADSEAKAKALAAEKAVNEARIEAAKPVVEEEAPAAEEAVEAAPETIDEAAAKASE; from the coding sequence ATGTCTGTAAAGATTAGATTACAAAGACACGGAAAAAAGGGTAAGCCATTTTATTGGGTGGTTGCTGCTGATGCACGTGCAAAAAGAGATGGTAAATACTTAGAAAAAATTGGTACTTACAATCCAAATGTAAACCCTGCAGTAATTGACTTAGATGTTGATTTAGCTGTAAAGTGGTTACAAAATGGTGCACAACCAACTGATACTGCAAAAAACATTTTATCTTACAAAGGTGCAATGTTAAAGAATCATTTAGTAGGTGGTGTAAGAAAAGGAGCTTTAACTCAAGAACAAGCAGATGAGAAATTTAATGCTTGGGTAGAAGAAAAAGCTGCTAAAATTGCTGATAAAGAAGCTGGTTTGTCTAAAGCTGATTCTGAGGCAAAAGCAAAAGCTTTAGCTGCAGAAAAAGCAGTAAACGAAGCAAGAATTGAAGCAGCAAAACCAGTTGTAGAAGAAGAAGCACCAGCTGCAGAAGAAGCAGTTGAAGCAGCTCCAGAAACAATTGATGAAGCAGCAGCAAAAGCATCAGAATAA
- a CDS encoding PA2169 family four-helix-bundle protein: MKYTEKISNKLNELLEKNYDAEKGYLNSAENVDSTRLKIFFKNRASERSQFAKELRTEILSYGQIPEDEGSFQGTMHRNWMSLKSLFSGNDEEAILEEALRGEKASLDEYKEILNYEDFAPSTQKMLEMQHQKIQAAINSLMVEEELA, encoded by the coding sequence ATGAAGTACACAGAAAAAATTTCAAACAAATTAAACGAATTATTAGAGAAAAATTACGATGCTGAAAAAGGATATTTAAACTCAGCAGAAAATGTAGATAGCACAAGACTAAAAATTTTCTTTAAAAATAGAGCCTCAGAACGAAGTCAATTCGCAAAAGAATTGAGAACAGAAATCTTATCTTATGGCCAGATCCCAGAAGATGAAGGTTCTTTTCAAGGAACAATGCATAGAAATTGGATGTCATTAAAATCATTATTTAGTGGCAATGATGAAGAAGCAATTCTAGAAGAAGCATTAAGAGGTGAAAAAGCCAGTCTAGACGAATATAAAGAAATTCTAAACTATGAAGACTTTGCACCCTCAACACAGAAAATGTTAGAAATGCAACATCAAAAAATTCAAGCCGCAATTAACTCACTAATGGTGGAAGAAGAATTAGCATAA
- the dnaE gene encoding DNA polymerase III subunit alpha, which yields MYLIFDTETTGLPKSWNAPITDTDNWPRCVQIAWQLHDGMGNVLEHNDFLIQPEGYNIPFDAERIHGISTELAAQEGIDLEKGLHLFNEALAKTKFIVGQNLNFDLNIMGCEFHRLGIETPLAKLPILDTCTEKTATLCQIPGGRGGKFKLPTLTELHKHLFSVDFNEAHNATADVEATTRCFLELIRIREFTKEELDVDADYFKNFSEANPKPIQLIGLKHINLKKESDKIRKRLDKLKDDKETISTSEGLAELKDVQFSHLHNHTQFSVLQSTMQIGNIVATAAADNQPAIAMTDTANMMASFHFVSAILNHNKTAATPIKPIVGCEFNVCEDHKNKSVKDNGYQVVLLAKNKKGYHNLAKMSSIAFVDGFYYVPRIDRKIIKKYKEDIIVLTGNLYGEVPSKILNLGEKQAEEALLWWKEEFKDDFYIELMRHNQQDENIVNETLLKFSKAHDVKIIATNNTFYLEKKDANAHDILLCVKDGEKQATPKGKGRGYRYGLPNDEYYFKSTEEMKTLFADLPEAISNIQEIVDKIEIFTLARDVLLPAFNIPEEFVSEEDKVDGGKRGENAFLKHLTFVGAKKRYGEITESIKERLDFELSVIEKTGYPGYFLIVEDFIREARNMDVSVGPGRGSAAGSVVAYCLWITNIDPIKYDLLFERFLNPERVSMPDIDIDFDDEGRGRVMDYVIDKYGANQVAQIITYGTMAAKSSIRDTARVLDLPLFEADRIAKLIPGIKLKNIFGDDAKSKGKVAGLRAEEKQLVEELRHMSFGNDLVSETINKATILEGSVRNTGIHACGVIITPGDITNYVPVALAKDSDMYVTQFDNSVVESAGLLKMDFLGLKTLTLIKDTVKIVKAKHNVDLDPDSFPLDDVATYELFQRGETVGIFQYESPGMQKHMRSLKPTVFADLIAMNALYRPGPMEYIPSFINRKHGTEDIEYDLPAMEEYLAETYGITVYQEQVMLLSQKLADFTKGEADVLRKAMGKKQIAVLDKMKPKFIEQAGKNGHDEEKLEKIWKDWEAFASYAFNKSHSTCYAWIAYQTAYLKAHYPAEYMASVLSNNMNDIKAVSFFMEECKRMGLAVLGPDLNESFLKFSVNAEGAVRFGMAAVKGVGAGAVRAIIKEREENGKYSSIFDLAKRVDLRAANKKSFDSLIKAGAFDSFTDTHRAQYFATDEKGLTFLERAMKFGSKYQENENSAQVSMFGEASTVQFPEPDIPECDTWGTMELLSQEKEVIGIYISAHPLDDFKNEMIFCNASLKYFKGDLAKFVGMNLAFAGIVTDVQHRVSKAGKGWAAFTIEDYGDSNEFRIFGEDYLRMKHFLVPNSFLFVRSTIQPGWTNKETGVAGEPRLKFTEMKLLHDIMDELCKKITIKIQLNEIKENTILNLETILKNNPGKQSLNFTVWDAKEKIEVSLPSRNTKINVSNELLATLESQQIDFKLN from the coding sequence ATGTACTTAATTTTCGATACAGAAACAACAGGTTTACCTAAAAGTTGGAACGCTCCAATTACAGATACAGACAACTGGCCAAGATGTGTGCAAATTGCTTGGCAACTGCATGATGGAATGGGAAATGTTTTAGAACACAACGATTTTTTAATTCAACCAGAAGGCTATAATATTCCTTTTGATGCAGAAAGAATTCACGGAATTTCTACAGAATTAGCTGCTCAAGAAGGTATTGATTTAGAGAAAGGATTACATCTTTTCAACGAAGCTTTAGCAAAAACAAAATTTATTGTTGGTCAGAATTTAAATTTTGATCTTAACATTATGGGGTGTGAATTTCATAGATTAGGTATTGAAACTCCTTTGGCTAAACTGCCAATATTAGACACCTGTACAGAAAAAACGGCAACCTTATGTCAAATTCCTGGTGGTAGAGGAGGTAAATTTAAATTACCAACTTTAACTGAATTACACAAACATTTATTTAGTGTAGATTTTAATGAAGCACACAATGCAACAGCAGATGTTGAGGCTACAACGCGTTGTTTTTTAGAATTAATCCGAATTCGTGAGTTTACCAAAGAAGAATTAGATGTTGATGCAGATTATTTTAAAAATTTCTCGGAAGCGAATCCAAAACCAATTCAGTTAATTGGTTTAAAACACATCAATCTAAAAAAGGAAAGTGATAAAATTCGCAAGCGCTTAGACAAATTAAAAGACGATAAAGAAACCATTTCCACTTCTGAAGGTTTGGCTGAACTGAAAGATGTTCAGTTTTCGCATTTACACAATCATACACAGTTTTCGGTGTTGCAATCTACCATGCAAATTGGCAATATTGTAGCAACTGCTGCTGCAGATAATCAGCCAGCTATTGCAATGACAGATACTGCAAACATGATGGCTTCATTTCATTTTGTAAGCGCTATTTTAAATCATAATAAAACTGCAGCAACTCCAATAAAACCTATTGTAGGTTGTGAGTTTAATGTGTGCGAAGATCATAAAAATAAGTCTGTAAAAGATAATGGGTATCAAGTTGTTTTATTAGCGAAAAACAAAAAAGGGTATCATAATTTGGCAAAAATGTCTTCTATCGCTTTTGTGGATGGTTTTTATTATGTACCAAGAATTGATAGAAAAATCATCAAAAAATATAAAGAAGATATTATTGTTTTAACAGGAAATTTATATGGTGAAGTTCCTAGTAAAATTTTAAATCTTGGAGAAAAACAAGCTGAAGAGGCTTTACTTTGGTGGAAAGAAGAATTTAAAGACGATTTTTATATTGAGTTGATGCGTCATAATCAACAAGATGAAAATATTGTAAATGAAACGTTGCTAAAATTCTCAAAAGCGCATGATGTTAAAATTATTGCCACAAACAACACCTTTTATTTAGAGAAGAAAGATGCAAATGCGCACGATATTTTATTGTGTGTAAAAGATGGTGAAAAGCAAGCGACTCCAAAAGGAAAAGGGCGTGGTTACAGATATGGTTTACCAAATGATGAATATTATTTTAAATCTACAGAAGAAATGAAAACGCTTTTTGCAGATTTGCCAGAAGCCATTAGTAATATTCAAGAAATTGTCGATAAAATTGAAATTTTCACCTTAGCAAGAGATGTTTTATTACCAGCTTTTAACATTCCAGAAGAGTTTGTTTCTGAAGAAGATAAAGTTGATGGTGGAAAACGTGGCGAAAATGCGTTCTTAAAACATTTAACTTTTGTTGGTGCCAAAAAAAGGTATGGAGAAATTACGGAATCTATTAAAGAACGATTAGATTTTGAGCTTTCCGTAATTGAAAAAACAGGATATCCTGGATATTTTTTAATTGTTGAAGATTTTATACGAGAAGCCAGAAACATGGATGTTTCTGTGGGTCCTGGACGTGGTTCTGCAGCTGGTTCTGTAGTTGCTTACTGTTTGTGGATTACCAATATAGATCCTATTAAATACGATTTACTTTTTGAGCGTTTCTTAAATCCTGAGCGTGTTTCCATGCCTGATATCGATATCGATTTTGATGATGAAGGTCGTGGACGAGTTATGGATTATGTAATTGACAAATATGGTGCAAATCAAGTTGCCCAAATTATTACGTATGGAACCATGGCTGCAAAATCATCAATTAGAGATACAGCCAGAGTTTTAGATTTACCACTTTTTGAAGCAGATAGAATCGCAAAATTAATTCCTGGCATCAAACTAAAAAATATTTTTGGTGATGATGCAAAAAGTAAAGGGAAAGTTGCTGGTTTACGAGCCGAAGAAAAACAACTTGTAGAGGAATTAAGACACATGTCTTTTGGAAACGATTTGGTTTCTGAAACGATAAATAAAGCGACCATTTTAGAAGGTTCTGTTAGAAATACAGGAATTCATGCTTGTGGTGTAATTATTACGCCAGGAGATATTACAAATTATGTTCCTGTTGCTTTGGCAAAGGATTCTGACATGTATGTAACCCAATTTGACAACTCTGTAGTGGAATCTGCTGGTTTGTTAAAAATGGACTTCTTGGGTTTAAAGACGCTGACATTAATTAAAGACACCGTTAAAATTGTTAAAGCTAAACATAATGTGGATTTAGATCCAGACTCGTTTCCTTTAGATGATGTAGCAACATACGAGCTTTTCCAAAGAGGAGAAACAGTTGGTATTTTTCAGTATGAATCTCCTGGAATGCAAAAGCACATGCGTTCTTTAAAACCAACTGTTTTTGCAGATTTAATTGCTATGAATGCCTTATACAGACCTGGACCCATGGAATATATTCCGAGTTTTATCAACAGAAAACACGGAACAGAAGATATTGAATACGATTTACCAGCCATGGAAGAATATTTGGCTGAAACGTATGGAATTACAGTGTACCAAGAGCAAGTAATGCTACTTTCGCAAAAATTGGCAGATTTTACCAAAGGTGAAGCCGATGTTTTAAGAAAAGCGATGGGTAAAAAGCAAATTGCGGTTTTAGATAAAATGAAACCAAAATTTATTGAACAAGCAGGAAAAAATGGGCATGATGAAGAAAAATTAGAGAAAATTTGGAAAGATTGGGAAGCCTTTGCTAGTTACGCTTTTAATAAATCTCACTCTACGTGTTATGCTTGGATTGCTTATCAAACTGCGTATTTAAAAGCTCATTATCCAGCAGAATATATGGCTTCTGTACTTTCAAATAATATGAATGACATTAAAGCTGTTTCCTTTTTTATGGAGGAATGTAAACGAATGGGATTAGCAGTTTTAGGTCCAGATTTAAATGAATCTTTCTTAAAATTTTCTGTGAATGCAGAAGGTGCTGTACGTTTTGGAATGGCTGCTGTAAAAGGAGTTGGTGCTGGAGCAGTAAGAGCAATTATAAAAGAAAGAGAAGAAAATGGCAAATATTCATCAATTTTTGATTTAGCAAAACGTGTAGATTTGAGAGCCGCCAATAAAAAATCTTTTGATAGTTTAATAAAAGCTGGTGCTTTCGATTCTTTTACGGATACACACAGAGCTCAATATTTTGCTACTGATGAAAAAGGATTGACATTTTTAGAACGTGCCATGAAATTTGGAAGTAAATACCAAGAAAACGAAAACTCTGCGCAAGTTTCTATGTTTGGTGAAGCATCTACAGTACAATTTCCAGAACCCGATATTCCTGAGTGTGACACTTGGGGAACCATGGAACTTTTATCACAAGAAAAAGAAGTTATTGGCATTTATATTTCTGCTCATCCTTTAGATGATTTTAAAAATGAAATGATTTTTTGCAACGCTTCTTTAAAATACTTTAAAGGTGATTTGGCAAAATTTGTTGGTATGAATTTGGCTTTTGCAGGTATTGTTACAGATGTACAACACAGAGTTTCTAAAGCTGGTAAAGGCTGGGCTGCTTTTACAATTGAAGATTATGGTGATAGTAATGAGTTTAGAATTTTTGGCGAAGACTATTTAAGAATGAAACACTTTTTAGTGCCAAATTCTTTCTTGTTTGTTCGTTCTACAATTCAACCTGGTTGGACAAATAAAGAAACAGGGGTTGCTGGAGAACCAAGATTAAAATTTACAGAAATGAAATTGTTACACGATATTATGGATGAATTGTGTAAAAAGATCACCATTAAAATACAACTAAACGAAATAAAAGAAAACACTATCTTAAATTTAGAAACTATTTTGAAAAATAATCCTGGCAAACAATCCCTAAATTTTACAGTTTGGGATGCTAAAGAAAAAATTGAGGTGAGTTTACCAAGTAGAAATACAAAAATTAATGTTTCTAATGAATTATTGGCAACTTTAGAGAGTCAGCAGATAGATTTTAAGTTGAATTAA
- a CDS encoding D-arabinono-1,4-lactone oxidase, producing the protein MKQKNTWVSWNENVQHNYSSLYKITSEEKLSEVIAENDKIRFFGSKQSSADIAAGTDALIDMTSYNKIVSYDYNKKTVTVQSGLILGDFLEAIEAVGWCIPCLPDINTITIGGALATGTHGTSGKLLSEYMTECTLVLADGTIKTVTEEDNLMDAVRVSLGMLGVMSTITFKCEKSYTLHVKERPEKDSEWLPKIKSRLKDHDFLRILWLPHTDKGYVITGDKIKPDTKIIENNGPKHLKHRRNASKILYKYSHLYPWITSIANKILAKAFFSSKKEHKGTLYQATVTKSRGSTLELAEWTIALDKFPQVFEEIKTEINKWSNKSFIHIPMDVRFVQKDNSWLSYAYKQDTVTMGCVSRNAATADTYEAFKSVEKIFLKHGGRPHWGKRFAAKDAELSQVYPKWEAFKKLRADLDPTNKFLNPYLTKLVNAKAKKRVNEVA; encoded by the coding sequence ATGAAACAAAAAAACACTTGGGTAAGTTGGAACGAAAATGTACAACACAACTATTCATCATTATATAAAATAACATCAGAAGAAAAACTTAGTGAGGTAATCGCTGAAAATGACAAGATTCGTTTTTTTGGCAGCAAGCAATCTTCTGCAGACATTGCTGCAGGTACAGATGCTTTGATTGATATGACAAGTTACAACAAGATTGTTTCTTACGATTATAACAAAAAAACAGTTACAGTGCAATCTGGTTTAATTCTTGGCGATTTTTTAGAAGCTATTGAGGCTGTTGGATGGTGTATCCCTTGCTTACCAGACATCAACACCATTACTATTGGTGGTGCTTTAGCAACAGGAACTCATGGTACAAGTGGTAAATTATTATCTGAATATATGACCGAATGCACTTTGGTGCTTGCAGATGGAACCATAAAAACAGTTACTGAAGAAGATAATTTAATGGATGCTGTGAGAGTTTCTCTTGGAATGTTAGGTGTAATGTCTACCATTACTTTTAAATGCGAAAAAAGTTACACCCTTCATGTAAAAGAAAGACCAGAAAAAGATAGTGAATGGCTACCTAAAATTAAAAGTAGACTTAAAGATCACGATTTTTTAAGAATTTTATGGTTACCACATACTGATAAAGGGTATGTAATTACTGGAGATAAAATAAAACCAGACACAAAAATTATTGAAAATAATGGTCCTAAACATTTAAAACATAGAAGAAATGCATCTAAAATTTTATACAAATATTCTCATTTGTATCCTTGGATAACATCTATCGCAAATAAAATTTTAGCAAAAGCATTTTTCAGTTCTAAAAAAGAACATAAAGGAACTTTATACCAAGCTACTGTAACAAAATCTAGAGGATCTACTTTGGAATTAGCAGAATGGACTATTGCATTGGATAAATTTCCACAAGTTTTTGAAGAGATTAAAACAGAAATTAATAAGTGGAGCAATAAATCGTTTATTCATATTCCTATGGATGTTCGTTTTGTGCAAAAAGATAATTCTTGGTTAAGTTATGCGTATAAACAAGATACTGTAACCATGGGTTGTGTTTCTAGAAATGCAGCAACAGCAGATACGTACGAAGCTTTTAAAAGTGTAGAAAAAATATTTTTAAAACATGGTGGAAGACCTCATTGGGGAAAGCGTTTTGCTGCTAAAGATGCAGAATTATCACAAGTATATCCAAAATGGGAAGCGTTTAAAAAATTAAGAGCCGATTTAGATCCAACAAATAAATTCTTAAATCCTTATTTAACAAAACTAGTAAACGCAAAAGCAAAAAAAAGAGTGAATGAAGTTGCCTAA
- a CDS encoding HAD family phosphatase translates to MKLPKGFLFDFDGVVVNSFKSHGNAWSSAFKELFNQEIAPFPKSHAGGSPMLIAEYYCSVIGEEKRAEELFLLKDKHLDEQFTVPTLLPGVREITAFLADKNIPYGIASNATKQFLKNSVHHLELNFPVVFGVQDYEKPKPAPEAYISLATALAFTASDFKDIWVFEDSLAGTTAAKLAGMQPIGILTQCSEEELKDAGSVLVFENLLEAYQYLTK, encoded by the coding sequence ATGAAGTTGCCTAAAGGATTTCTATTTGATTTTGATGGTGTTGTTGTCAATAGCTTTAAAAGTCATGGCAATGCTTGGTCTAGTGCTTTTAAAGAATTATTTAATCAAGAAATTGCCCCATTTCCTAAAAGTCATGCAGGTGGTTCACCTATGTTAATTGCCGAATATTATTGTAGCGTTATTGGTGAAGAAAAACGTGCTGAAGAGTTGTTTTTATTGAAAGATAAACATTTGGATGAGCAGTTTACTGTGCCTACTTTGTTGCCTGGTGTTAGAGAAATAACAGCTTTTTTAGCAGATAAAAATATTCCTTATGGAATTGCAAGCAACGCAACAAAACAGTTTTTAAAGAATAGTGTTCATCATTTAGAGTTAAATTTCCCTGTAGTTTTTGGAGTCCAAGATTACGAAAAACCAAAACCTGCTCCAGAAGCATACATTTCTTTAGCAACTGCTTTAGCTTTTACAGCGTCTGACTTTAAAGATATTTGGGTTTTTGAAGACAGTTTAGCTGGCACAACTGCTGCAAAATTAGCTGGAATGCAACCTATTGGAATCTTAACTCAATGTTCGGAAGAAGAATTAAAAGACGCTGGAAGTGTGCTGGTTTTTGAAAATTTGCTAGAAGCGTATCAATATTTGACAAAATAA
- the gldA gene encoding gliding motility-associated ABC transporter ATP-binding subunit GldA: protein MSIKVSKISKVYGSQKALNNVSFAAEKGQIIGFLGPNGAGKSTMMKILTGFIKPDSGEVFVDEIDVLKNPLEAQKTIGYLPEQNPLYKEMYVREYLQFQANIFNISSALDMTAKKQIEICIEKVGLTIEAHKKIHQLSKGYQQRVGLAAAILHNPSVLILDEPTTGLDPNQLVEIRQLIKDLGKEKTVLFSTHIMQEVDAVCDRVIIIKKGEILVDKKLSTLKENKQQVIEVTFNMLIDEKLFHQLKNLVAFNNLSENTWQLFFNSNEDMRSKIFDFAQENNLKILGLTAQNKNLETLFREVTA from the coding sequence ATGTCTATTAAAGTTTCTAAAATTTCTAAAGTATATGGTTCTCAAAAGGCACTGAACAACGTTTCTTTTGCAGCTGAAAAAGGGCAAATAATTGGTTTTTTAGGCCCAAATGGAGCTGGGAAATCAACCATGATGAAAATCTTAACAGGTTTTATAAAACCAGATTCAGGTGAAGTTTTTGTTGATGAAATTGATGTTTTAAAAAATCCATTAGAAGCACAAAAAACAATTGGATATTTGCCAGAGCAAAATCCATTGTATAAAGAAATGTATGTTCGTGAGTATTTACAATTCCAAGCAAATATTTTTAATATTTCGTCTGCGCTCGATATGACAGCAAAAAAACAGATAGAAATTTGCATCGAAAAAGTTGGTTTAACAATAGAAGCTCATAAAAAAATACATCAACTTTCCAAAGGTTATCAACAAAGAGTTGGTTTGGCAGCAGCCATTTTGCACAATCCATCAGTTTTAATTTTAGATGAACCAACCACAGGTTTAGATCCAAATCAATTGGTAGAAATTAGACAATTGATAAAAGACTTAGGCAAAGAGAAAACCGTTTTATTTTCTACACATATTATGCAAGAAGTAGATGCTGTTTGCGATCGAGTTATCATTATAAAAAAAGGAGAGATTTTGGTTGATAAAAAACTATCAACTTTAAAAGAAAATAAACAGCAAGTTATAGAAGTTACTTTTAATATGTTGATTGATGAAAAATTATTTCATCAACTTAAAAATTTAGTAGCATTTAATAATTTATCAGAAAATACTTGGCAATTATTCTTCAATTCTAATGAAGATATGCGTTCTAAAATCTTCGACTTCGCTCAAGAAAATAACTTGAAAATTTTAGGATTAACAGCTCAAAATAAAAATTTAGAAACGCTTTTTAGAGAAGTTACTGCTTAA